A window of the Longimicrobiales bacterium genome harbors these coding sequences:
- a CDS encoding dehydrogenase E1 component subunit alpha/beta translates to MATKTKRAAAKRGKAPLSGQQLVAMYRTMVAARRTDDQEILLKRQNKIFFQISGAGHEAVQVAIADHLRPGSDWFYFYYRDRALSQALGMTPYEHLLQAVGAAIDPASGGRQMPSHWGHRELHIVSTSSPTGTQYLQAVGCAEAGMRAGRDDAMRAAIDEFENDEVVLCTTGEGQTSQGEFWEALNSAANMKLPVVFLVEDNGYAISVPVEVNTAGGSISKLVSGFPDLHIEEFDGTNLVESHDACGRAIEHARKRRGPVLLHAHVVRPYSHSMSDDERLYRTEAEREEDARRDPLVLTRHFLIDKGHATAADLDALEQEVEQEVKAASDRALEQPQPDPGTALKWLFSPDVDPTAEQFDTEDDPQFQGGETTMVDLINAALRDEMKRDPRIVLFGQDIADVSREDALEHVKGKGGVFKCTFGLQRKFGSNRVFNSPLAEANIVGRAIGMATRGLKPVVEIQFFDYIWTAMMQIRDELATMRYRSGGNWSSPVVIRVAYGGYLKGGAIYHSQTGETLFTHTPGLHVVLPSTAVDANGLLRTAIRSEDPVIFLEHKHLYRQVYNKGRDPGPNFMIPLGKANVVREGSDVTVVACGALVKRSLDAARIAEERGISTEVIDLRSLNPLDMETIAESVKKTNRVIVAHEDSLSWGIGSEIAARIADDLFSWLDAPVRRVASLDTWVAYAPQLEDVILPQTANVLEAIEAIAAW, encoded by the coding sequence ATGGCCACGAAGACGAAGAGGGCCGCCGCGAAGCGCGGCAAGGCACCGCTCAGCGGACAGCAGCTCGTCGCAATGTATCGGACGATGGTCGCGGCGCGGCGCACGGATGATCAGGAGATCCTGCTCAAGCGGCAGAACAAGATCTTCTTCCAGATCTCCGGCGCAGGCCACGAAGCGGTACAGGTCGCCATTGCAGACCATCTCCGCCCCGGCTCCGACTGGTTCTATTTCTACTATCGCGATCGCGCGCTCAGTCAGGCGCTCGGGATGACTCCCTACGAGCACCTGCTCCAGGCCGTCGGCGCCGCCATAGACCCCGCCAGCGGCGGCCGCCAGATGCCGTCGCACTGGGGTCACCGCGAGCTGCACATCGTCTCCACGTCGTCGCCGACCGGGACCCAGTACCTGCAGGCCGTCGGCTGCGCCGAGGCCGGCATGCGCGCCGGCCGCGATGACGCCATGCGCGCCGCGATCGACGAGTTCGAGAACGACGAGGTCGTGCTCTGCACCACCGGCGAGGGCCAGACGTCGCAGGGCGAGTTCTGGGAGGCGCTGAACTCCGCCGCCAACATGAAGCTGCCCGTCGTCTTCCTGGTCGAGGACAACGGCTACGCCATCTCGGTTCCCGTCGAGGTCAACACCGCCGGCGGGAGCATCAGCAAGCTCGTGAGCGGCTTCCCGGATCTGCACATCGAGGAGTTCGACGGCACGAATCTGGTCGAGAGCCACGACGCGTGCGGCCGCGCCATCGAGCATGCACGCAAGCGCCGCGGCCCCGTCCTGCTCCACGCGCACGTCGTTCGGCCGTACTCGCACTCGATGTCCGATGATGAGCGTCTTTATCGGACGGAAGCGGAGCGTGAGGAAGATGCTCGCCGCGACCCGCTCGTCCTCACACGACACTTCCTGATCGACAAGGGGCATGCGACGGCCGCCGATCTCGACGCACTCGAGCAGGAGGTCGAGCAGGAAGTGAAAGCTGCGTCCGATCGCGCGCTCGAGCAGCCGCAGCCCGATCCCGGCACGGCGCTGAAGTGGCTGTTCTCGCCTGATGTCGACCCCACCGCAGAGCAGTTCGATACGGAGGACGACCCGCAGTTCCAGGGCGGCGAGACGACCATGGTCGATCTCATCAACGCGGCGCTGCGCGACGAGATGAAGCGCGACCCGCGCATTGTCCTGTTCGGCCAGGACATCGCGGACGTCAGTCGCGAAGACGCGCTCGAGCACGTGAAGGGCAAGGGCGGCGTGTTCAAGTGCACGTTCGGACTCCAGCGGAAATTCGGGTCCAACCGTGTGTTCAACTCGCCGCTCGCGGAAGCCAACATCGTCGGCCGCGCCATCGGCATGGCGACGCGCGGGCTCAAGCCGGTCGTCGAGATCCAGTTCTTCGATTACATCTGGACCGCGATGATGCAGATCCGCGACGAGCTTGCCACCATGCGCTACCGCTCAGGCGGCAACTGGTCGAGCCCGGTCGTGATCCGCGTCGCCTATGGCGGGTATCTGAAGGGCGGCGCGATCTATCATTCGCAGACGGGTGAGACGCTGTTCACGCACACGCCCGGGCTGCACGTCGTCCTGCCCTCCACCGCAGTCGATGCCAACGGGCTGCTGCGGACAGCGATCCGCTCCGAGGACCCCGTTATCTTCCTCGAGCACAAGCATCTCTACCGCCAGGTATACAACAAGGGTCGCGACCCCGGCCCGAACTTCATGATCCCGCTCGGCAAGGCGAACGTCGTCCGCGAGGGAAGCGACGTCACGGTCGTGGCGTGCGGCGCACTGGTCAAGCGCTCGCTCGACGCCGCCCGCATCGCGGAGGAGCGTGGCATCAGCACCGAGGTCATCGACCTGCGCTCGCTGAACCCGCTCGACATGGAGACCATCGCCGAATCGGTGAAGAAGACGAACCGCGTCATCGTCGCACACGAGGACTCACTGTCGTGGGGCATCGGCTCGGAGATCGCGGCGCGCATTGCGGACGACCTCTTCTCCTGGCTCGATGCGCCGGTCCGCCGCGTCGCGTCGCTCGACACGTGGGTGGCCTACGCGCCGCAGCTCGAGGACGTGATCCTGCCCCAGACCGCCAACGTCCTCGAGGCCATTGAAGCGATCGCTGCCTGGTAG
- a CDS encoding aminotransferase class V-fold PLP-dependent enzyme, which yields MKRRDFLQRSAATAGALVWPRHLDGLAQELHTSGGPWDVVRAAFLIPDDRIYLNVGTLGPQPRVVVDAVIEHTRRVATTFPPATDWDALKARVGAALNGDPEGFVFPRNTTEAMNFVANGLELNAGDEVLTTLHEHIGGLCCWELLAARRGVQLRQLDLPVPAASSEQLVEVFRRAITPRTRVISVSHVTFTNGTIMPVREIAAMCRQRGIICVIDGAHPPGMMRVDLRAIDADFYASSPHKWLCAPQGTGLLYMREDWRTRLWPTLASGGWNDTALGAHRFNHLGTMDESRLAGLDAALRLHETIGTDAIEARVRELDALLLAGLAELPRVRVVSPTDPTLGVGLISFTMDGIEPLELQRRLGEKNVRTRVVSEYGYGWMRLSPHIYTAESEIHAVVEMIAGAPAR from the coding sequence GTGAAACGACGAGACTTCCTGCAGCGCAGCGCAGCGACCGCAGGTGCACTGGTATGGCCGCGCCACCTGGACGGTCTCGCGCAGGAACTGCACACCTCCGGCGGACCCTGGGATGTGGTCCGCGCCGCGTTCCTGATCCCCGACGACCGCATCTACCTGAACGTGGGCACGCTCGGGCCGCAGCCGCGCGTGGTGGTCGATGCCGTCATCGAGCACACGCGGCGAGTCGCAACCACGTTCCCGCCGGCCACGGACTGGGACGCGCTCAAGGCACGCGTCGGCGCTGCACTGAACGGGGATCCGGAGGGCTTCGTGTTTCCGCGCAACACGACAGAAGCGATGAACTTCGTCGCAAACGGGCTCGAGCTTAATGCCGGGGATGAGGTGCTCACGACACTGCACGAGCACATCGGCGGCCTGTGCTGCTGGGAGCTGCTCGCCGCGCGCAGAGGAGTGCAGCTGCGGCAGCTCGATCTGCCCGTGCCTGCTGCCTCGAGCGAGCAGCTTGTGGAGGTATTCCGGCGCGCGATCACGCCGCGGACGCGCGTTATCTCCGTATCGCACGTCACGTTCACGAACGGCACGATCATGCCCGTCCGGGAGATCGCCGCAATGTGCCGCCAGCGCGGCATCATCTGCGTGATCGACGGCGCGCATCCACCCGGAATGATGCGCGTGGATCTCCGTGCCATCGACGCCGACTTCTACGCCTCATCGCCGCACAAGTGGCTCTGTGCACCGCAGGGCACCGGGCTCCTGTACATGCGCGAGGACTGGCGCACGCGACTGTGGCCCACACTCGCATCAGGCGGCTGGAACGACACCGCCCTCGGTGCACACCGATTCAATCACCTGGGAACCATGGACGAGTCGCGACTCGCGGGCCTGGATGCCGCGCTGCGCCTGCACGAGACGATCGGGACGGACGCCATCGAAGCGCGCGTCCGTGAGCTGGACGCGCTTCTGCTGGCAGGGCTGGCCGAGCTGCCGCGCGTGCGGGTCGTGTCTCCGACCGATCCGACGCTCGGTGTCGGCCTCATCTCGTTCACCATGGACGGGATCGAGCCGCTGGAGCTGCAGCGCCGACTCGGCGAGAAGAACGTACGGACCCGTGTCGTGAGCGAGTACGGCTATGGATGGATGCGGTTGTCACCGCATATCTACACGGCGGAATCGGAGATCCACGCCGTGGTCGAGATGATCGCCGGAGCTCCAGCGCGCTGA
- a CDS encoding MarR family transcriptional regulator: MLRHARTADITAGMSAARLSVLSVLVFAGSRTVTELAEAEQVAAPTMTRLLHGLERDGYVRRRRSEADGRVVRVTVTPKGRRALDAGRRNRVRRIEEVAAALSGPGVAAVDAAVTALEAALASVRSQQA; encoded by the coding sequence GTGCTGCGACACGCCCGCACCGCGGACATTACGGCTGGCATGAGCGCGGCGCGGCTGTCCGTGCTGTCCGTCCTCGTGTTCGCGGGATCGCGGACCGTGACGGAGCTGGCGGAGGCGGAGCAGGTGGCTGCGCCGACGATGACGCGTCTGTTGCACGGTCTGGAGCGCGATGGATACGTACGGCGACGGCGGTCGGAGGCGGACGGACGAGTTGTGCGTGTGACGGTCACACCGAAGGGCAGGCGCGCGCTGGACGCGGGGCGCAGGAACAGGGTGCGGCGCATCGAGGAGGTGGCGGCTGCCCTGAGTGGTCCTGGCGTGGCGGCGGTGGATGCGGCAGTGACAGCGCTCGAGGCGGCGCTGGCCTCCGTCAGATCGCAGCAGGCGTAG
- a CDS encoding mechanosensitive ion channel domain-containing protein, whose protein sequence is MRSQIESWFAYLSDLTRVEMRLIETALLLLALLVVRTLIVLILRRQIADDRTRYHWRKGITYALGVIGLFVAGRIWFDGFRSIATFLGIAAAGLVIALKEPLSSVAAWFFLIWRRPFVVGDRIQVNDHIGDVIDIRIFQFSLLEVGNWIGADQSTGRVIHVPNGLVFTQPVANYTRGFPYIWNELEIVVTFESNWRAAKQLLLDAAERHGHSLNDEAEAEVLALGRRFMIFYSTLAPTVYTRVSERGIAFAVRYVCDPRARRDSEQAIWEAALDSFAGHPDIDLAYPTRRFFDRAQEDRTLAPPSGPEPS, encoded by the coding sequence ATGCGTTCGCAGATCGAATCGTGGTTCGCCTACCTGAGCGACCTGACCAGGGTGGAAATGCGCCTGATCGAGACGGCGCTGCTGCTCCTGGCGCTGCTGGTCGTGCGCACCCTCATAGTGCTCATCCTGCGCCGGCAGATTGCCGATGACCGCACGCGCTACCACTGGCGAAAGGGCATCACCTATGCGCTCGGCGTCATCGGGCTGTTCGTGGCGGGCCGCATATGGTTCGATGGGTTCCGTTCCATCGCCACATTCCTCGGCATTGCTGCTGCGGGTCTCGTCATCGCACTCAAGGAGCCGCTCTCGAGCGTGGCCGCGTGGTTCTTCCTGATCTGGCGGCGCCCGTTCGTGGTCGGTGACCGCATTCAGGTAAACGACCACATCGGCGATGTGATCGACATCCGCATATTTCAGTTCTCGTTGCTCGAAGTCGGCAACTGGATCGGCGCGGACCAGAGCACGGGCCGCGTCATCCACGTGCCCAATGGCCTCGTCTTCACCCAGCCTGTGGCGAACTACACGCGCGGCTTCCCCTATATCTGGAACGAACTGGAAATCGTCGTCACATTCGAGAGCAACTGGCGCGCCGCCAAGCAGTTGCTTCTGGACGCCGCGGAGCGGCACGGGCACTCGCTGAACGACGAAGCTGAGGCTGAAGTGCTGGCCCTGGGCCGCCGCTTCATGATCTTCTATTCCACGCTCGCCCCGACCGTGTACACCCGTGTCAGCGAGCGCGGCATTGCGTTCGCCGTTCGCTATGTCTGCGATCCACGTGCCCGGCGGGACTCGGAGCAGGCCATCTGGGAGGCGGCCCTCGACTCCTTCGCCGGCCACCCCGACATCGACCTGGCCTATCCCACCCGGCGCTTCTTCGACCGGGCACAGGAGGACCGCACGCTCGCACCCCCCAGCGGGCCGGAACCATCCTGA
- the alkA gene encoding DNA-3-methyladenine glycosylase 2, translated as MEQDARYTALSSRDRRFDGVFFVGVSSTGIYCRPVCRARRPQARNCTFFRTAAEAEGSGYRPCLKCRPELAPGRSLTDASDRLARAAYERIAAGALDEHSVRDVARDLCVGERHLRRVVGAEFGASPVELAQTQRLLLAKQLLTETDLPVSRVAFASGFSSLSRFNTLFRSRYRLSPTGMRRTRRNGVHVPGSLSLLFEYRPPYDWQWLLGFLATRAIPGIEFVQGGSYMRSLRVGAHTGWFSVCASRGHETALEVEISDSLVPALLPVRAAVRRMFDLDADPAALVDHFASDGIMGPLVRGRPGLRLPGAVDGFELAVRGVLGQQISVAAARTLAGRLHAAYGDAVAGAPGIDRLPASPSRLAEADPDDISRLGMPLSRARTVVLLAQSVTSGDISFAPTADIASAIESLQRVPGIGPWTAEYIAMRGYQWPDAFPATDLGIRTALRGQDPARVSEAWRPWRAYAAIHLWNSLSANGNG; from the coding sequence ATGGAACAGGACGCCCGATACACAGCTCTCAGCTCGCGTGACCGGCGCTTCGACGGAGTGTTCTTCGTCGGCGTGAGCTCAACGGGGATCTACTGCCGGCCGGTGTGCCGGGCGCGCAGGCCGCAGGCACGCAACTGTACGTTCTTCCGAACGGCGGCAGAGGCGGAAGGCAGCGGTTATCGGCCGTGCCTGAAGTGCCGTCCGGAGCTGGCGCCGGGGAGATCGCTGACGGATGCGTCTGACCGGCTCGCGCGGGCAGCATACGAGCGTATTGCGGCAGGCGCGCTCGATGAGCACTCGGTGCGCGACGTCGCCCGTGATCTGTGTGTCGGCGAGCGACACCTGCGGCGCGTCGTGGGAGCGGAGTTCGGTGCGTCGCCGGTCGAGCTGGCGCAGACGCAGCGACTGCTGCTCGCGAAGCAGCTGCTCACGGAGACGGATCTGCCGGTATCTCGAGTCGCGTTTGCGAGCGGATTCTCCAGTCTGAGCCGTTTCAACACGCTGTTCCGCAGCCGGTACCGGCTCAGCCCGACGGGGATGCGGCGCACGCGACGGAATGGTGTGCACGTACCGGGCTCGCTGTCGCTGCTTTTCGAGTACAGGCCGCCCTATGACTGGCAGTGGCTGCTCGGGTTTCTCGCGACGCGTGCGATACCAGGCATCGAATTCGTACAGGGCGGCTCGTACATGCGCTCGCTGCGTGTGGGCGCGCACACGGGGTGGTTCTCGGTGTGTGCCAGTCGCGGGCACGAGACGGCACTCGAAGTGGAGATCTCTGATTCGCTCGTGCCTGCGCTGCTGCCGGTGCGTGCAGCAGTGCGGCGCATGTTCGATCTCGATGCCGATCCCGCTGCGCTGGTCGACCATTTCGCCAGCGACGGGATCATGGGACCGCTCGTGCGCGGACGTCCGGGGCTGCGGCTGCCCGGCGCCGTCGATGGCTTCGAGCTGGCCGTGCGCGGCGTGCTCGGCCAGCAGATCAGTGTGGCCGCGGCACGCACACTCGCGGGCCGGCTTCACGCTGCGTATGGCGACGCTGTCGCGGGCGCTCCCGGAATCGATCGTCTGCCGGCCTCGCCCTCCCGTCTCGCCGAAGCGGATCCCGACGACATCAGTCGGCTCGGCATGCCGCTCTCGCGTGCGCGCACTGTCGTGCTGCTCGCGCAGAGCGTGACGAGCGGTGACATCAGCTTCGCACCGACCGCCGATATCGCAAGCGCGATCGAATCTCTCCAGCGTGTGCCGGGCATCGGGCCGTGGACTGCGGAGTACATCGCGATGCGCGGATACCAGTGGCCGGATGCGTTTCCCGCGACCGATCTCGGTATCAGGACCGCGCTCCGCGGCCAGGACCCGGCCAGGGTTTCCGAAGCATGGCGGCCATGGCGCGCGTACGCAGCCATCCATCTGTGGAACAGTCTTTCAGCGAATGGGAACGGATGA
- the glgX gene encoding glycogen debranching protein GlgX produces MSRKVLPGRPYPLGATYDGRGVNFAVYSEEAREVELCLFDSVDGHECERIRLRELTALVRHGYVPELKPGQIYGLRVAGPYEPQKGLRFNSTKLLLDPYARAVEGDVDWSGPIFGYRIGDEEADLSYSEEDDAYAVPKGVVVDDAFDWDGDVQPDRPLHESVIYEVHVKGFTKRHPGVPEELRGTYAGMAHPAAIEHLQQLGVTAVELLPVHEFVDEGHLIGMGLVNYWGYNTLSFFAPAGRYAAAADPCEQVREFKRMVKALHHAGIEVILDVVYNHTAEGSELGPTLSLRGLDNTTYYKLVPDQPRYYMNYTGTGNSLNAQHPQVLRLIMDSLRYWVTEMHVDGFRFDLASTLAREQHHVTRLSSFFDAIHQDPVLSRVKLIAEPWDIGEGGYQVGRFPILWAEWNDKYRDTVRRYWRGDTGSMAELGYRLMGSSDLYQDDGRHPYASVNFIAAHDGFTLHDLVSYERKHNEANGEEGRDGSDHNLSANYGAEGPTEDPGIIEIRERQKRNMLATLLLSQGVPMLAAGDEIGKTQGGNNNAYAQDNEISWLDWDLDDRRQAQLEFTRRLIALRARHPVLRRRKFYQGRQIRGSDVRDLTWLSPDGRQMTDEEWEAGWNRTLGVMLAGDALGEVDETGDLVVDDTLLLMLNAHTEPIEFRLPAHNGGQWEMLIDTSRAGGVETGEIHVPGSALSLPDRSLLLLRAVN; encoded by the coding sequence TTGTCGCGGAAAGTGTTGCCGGGTCGGCCGTATCCGCTCGGTGCGACGTATGACGGCCGGGGTGTGAACTTCGCAGTGTATTCGGAGGAGGCCCGGGAAGTCGAGCTGTGCCTGTTCGACAGTGTGGACGGTCATGAGTGCGAGCGGATCCGGCTGCGTGAGCTGACGGCGCTCGTCCGACACGGGTACGTTCCGGAGCTGAAGCCCGGCCAGATCTACGGTCTCCGGGTCGCCGGACCATACGAGCCGCAGAAGGGGTTGCGGTTCAATTCCACGAAACTGCTGCTGGACCCGTATGCGCGGGCTGTGGAGGGAGACGTGGACTGGTCGGGACCGATCTTCGGCTACCGGATCGGAGACGAGGAAGCGGACCTCTCGTACTCGGAAGAAGACGATGCGTACGCAGTGCCGAAGGGCGTCGTCGTCGATGACGCGTTCGACTGGGACGGGGACGTACAGCCGGACCGGCCGCTGCACGAGTCGGTGATCTACGAGGTTCACGTGAAGGGCTTCACGAAGCGGCACCCCGGCGTTCCGGAGGAACTGCGCGGGACGTATGCGGGCATGGCGCATCCGGCGGCCATCGAGCACCTGCAGCAGCTCGGTGTGACCGCGGTCGAGTTGCTCCCCGTGCACGAGTTCGTGGATGAGGGCCATCTGATCGGCATGGGTCTGGTCAATTACTGGGGCTATAATACGCTCAGTTTCTTTGCGCCGGCGGGTCGCTATGCCGCTGCGGCGGATCCGTGCGAGCAGGTGCGCGAGTTCAAGCGCATGGTGAAGGCGCTGCATCATGCGGGCATCGAAGTCATCCTGGACGTGGTGTACAACCACACGGCCGAGGGCAGCGAGCTCGGTCCGACGCTGAGCCTGCGCGGGCTCGACAACACGACGTACTACAAGCTGGTGCCGGACCAGCCGCGCTACTACATGAACTACACGGGCACGGGCAACAGCCTGAATGCGCAGCATCCGCAGGTGCTCAGGCTGATCATGGACAGCCTGCGGTACTGGGTCACGGAGATGCACGTCGACGGATTCCGTTTCGATCTGGCCTCCACGCTCGCGCGCGAACAGCACCACGTCACCCGCCTGTCATCGTTCTTCGACGCCATCCACCAGGACCCGGTGCTGTCGCGCGTGAAGCTGATCGCCGAGCCGTGGGATATCGGCGAAGGCGGGTACCAGGTCGGCAGGTTCCCGATCCTGTGGGCGGAGTGGAACGACAAATACCGTGATACGGTGCGTCGTTACTGGCGCGGTGATACGGGCAGCATGGCCGAGCTCGGGTACAGGCTCATGGGGAGCAGTGACCTGTATCAGGATGACGGGCGGCATCCGTACGCGAGCGTGAATTTCATCGCTGCCCACGACGGCTTCACGCTGCACGACCTGGTGAGCTACGAGCGCAAGCACAACGAGGCGAACGGTGAGGAAGGCCGGGACGGCAGCGACCACAACCTGTCGGCGAACTATGGCGCCGAGGGTCCGACGGAGGATCCCGGGATCATCGAAATACGCGAGCGTCAGAAGCGGAACATGCTTGCCACGCTGCTTCTGTCGCAGGGCGTGCCGATGCTCGCTGCCGGCGACGAGATCGGGAAGACGCAGGGCGGCAATAACAATGCGTATGCGCAGGACAACGAGATCAGCTGGCTGGACTGGGATCTGGATGACCGGCGACAGGCGCAGCTCGAGTTCACGCGCCGGCTGATCGCGCTACGCGCGAGACATCCGGTGCTGCGGCGCAGGAAGTTCTATCAGGGCCGGCAGATCCGTGGGTCGGACGTGAGAGATCTGACGTGGCTGAGTCCCGATGGCCGGCAGATGACGGACGAGGAGTGGGAGGCCGGCTGGAATCGTACACTCGGGGTCATGCTGGCGGGTGACGCGCTGGGCGAGGTGGATGAGACCGGGGACCTGGTCGTGGACGACACGCTGCTGCTCATGCTGAACGCGCACACGGAGCCGATCGAGTTCCGGCTGCCGGCGCACAATGGAGGGCAGTGGGAAATGCTGATCGATACGTCCAGGGCGGGCGGTGTCGAGACGGGAGAGATTCACGTGCCGGGATCGGCCCTGTCACTGCCGGACCGGTCGCTGCTGTTGCTCCGGGCGGTGAACTGA
- a CDS encoding DHH family phosphoesterase, translating into MPAELRSSLRDVRRWRARGGPDAFGGDPTDPETYAWIRGAPAVTAVIDMQPVDRARDVLDALRKVRPDAAVMLLSSELSDVDGPADGTLARGGRLRDVLRVDVEEELERLEAERRGYCLRQFAAGDDLVPILIHNDPDPDAVSSALAVMKLLDGSPDRTPIVTLDPITRPENRRMAELLRISVTQITRDELMRFDRVITVDTQPDGLQENGRPRFAVIDHHPPEDDYTAELSDIRPEYGATATMMTEYLRAADERLINRSLATALLFGIRTDTDTLTRGVTAADVAAYAWLQSRADVQLVRRFERPSYSYHAAAAFGDALGGAEYDDELVVSHLGDLSDDESHVLADLADFCLTIENVTWVVVSAVIDGELILTIRHTGTGAGAGTLARAIADLGGDGGGHATMARAVLSLDVADGLLGGDADAPAVQRLVRRVMSESGAGTNRRDLRPAHPV; encoded by the coding sequence GTGCCAGCTGAGCTCCGCTCATCCCTTCGCGACGTGCGGCGCTGGCGTGCGCGCGGCGGGCCGGACGCGTTCGGCGGCGATCCGACGGATCCGGAAACCTACGCCTGGATCCGCGGTGCCCCCGCCGTAACGGCCGTAATCGACATGCAGCCCGTGGACCGTGCGCGTGACGTGCTGGACGCGTTGCGGAAAGTGCGGCCCGATGCGGCGGTCATGCTGCTGTCGTCCGAGCTGTCGGACGTCGACGGTCCGGCGGACGGTACGCTGGCGCGCGGTGGCCGGCTGCGTGACGTGCTGCGTGTCGACGTGGAGGAAGAGCTGGAGCGTCTGGAGGCGGAGCGGCGCGGCTACTGCCTGAGGCAGTTCGCAGCGGGCGATGACCTCGTGCCGATCCTGATCCACAACGATCCCGATCCGGACGCGGTGTCGAGCGCACTCGCGGTGATGAAGCTGCTCGACGGGTCACCGGACCGCACGCCGATCGTCACACTGGATCCGATCACGCGGCCCGAGAACCGGCGCATGGCGGAACTGCTCCGGATTAGCGTGACACAGATCACGCGGGATGAGCTGATGCGCTTCGACCGCGTGATCACGGTCGATACACAGCCGGATGGTCTGCAGGAGAATGGCAGACCCCGTTTCGCGGTCATTGACCATCACCCGCCGGAAGATGACTACACGGCGGAGCTCTCGGATATCCGGCCGGAGTATGGTGCCACGGCAACGATGATGACGGAGTACCTGCGCGCGGCGGACGAGAGACTGATCAACAGGAGTCTGGCGACGGCGCTGCTCTTCGGTATCCGTACCGATACGGACACACTCACGCGCGGCGTCACGGCGGCAGATGTCGCCGCGTACGCATGGTTGCAGTCGCGCGCGGACGTGCAGCTCGTTCGCAGGTTCGAGCGGCCGAGCTACAGCTATCATGCGGCGGCGGCATTTGGTGACGCACTCGGCGGCGCGGAATACGACGATGAGCTGGTCGTCAGTCATCTCGGTGACCTGAGCGACGATGAGTCGCATGTGCTCGCCGACCTGGCGGATTTCTGCCTAACCATCGAGAACGTCACGTGGGTCGTCGTTTCCGCCGTGATCGATGGCGAGCTGATCCTCACGATCCGGCATACCGGCACGGGTGCCGGTGCGGGGACGCTCGCACGCGCGATCGCCGACCTCGGCGGTGATGGCGGCGGTCACGCCACCATGGCGCGTGCAGTGCTGTCGCTGGATGTCGCGGACGGTCTACTGGGCGGGGATGCAGACGCGCCGGCGGTCCAGAGACTCGTCCGGCGCGTCATGAGCGAGAGCGGCGCGGGGACTAATCGTCGAGATTTACGCCCAGCTCATCCGGTGTGA
- a CDS encoding VOC family protein, whose protein sequence is MTGNPGIRRIGQIAVTVRDVERARAFYGDVLGLEHLFDAPPKMSFFDCGGVRLLLGEPESPGGANASGTILYFDVADLRAAHEALVTRGVTFEAAPHKVADLGDRELWLAFLRDGEGNTVGLMSEVALPR, encoded by the coding sequence ATGACGGGAAACCCGGGGATTCGACGGATCGGCCAGATCGCCGTGACCGTGCGCGACGTCGAACGCGCGCGCGCATTCTATGGCGACGTGCTGGGGCTGGAGCATCTGTTCGATGCTCCGCCGAAGATGTCTTTTTTCGACTGTGGCGGTGTCCGGCTGCTGCTCGGCGAGCCGGAGTCACCGGGCGGCGCGAATGCGTCGGGGACGATACTGTATTTCGATGTTGCCGATCTGCGTGCGGCGCACGAAGCGCTGGTCACGCGCGGTGTGACGTTCGAGGCCGCCCCGCACAAGGTGGCGGACCTGGGCGACCGGGAGCTGTGGCTGGCATTCCTGCGCGACGGTGAGGGCAACACGGTCGGACTGATGTCGGAGGTTGCGCTGCCGCGTTGA
- a CDS encoding phosphatase PAP2 family protein — translation MTQTAQPLIPARFWVLAIVSIVLAHLLDPVAFRYLRIDDVYGEDWGRMLRVMGFVPLWIAGGAALMLEDRTPWRRLVRSRGGLVIAGSIVGGIAAELAKLVVRRRRPGELGEYLFRPFTERTFSTGGLGMPSSHALVAFGAAAVLARLFPRARIVWWGLAWGCGLSRVAAGAHFLSDVVGAAIIGWVVGALVWRWRAPDIQPSAVSGSRTPTPAAI, via the coding sequence ATGACACAGACCGCTCAGCCGCTGATCCCTGCCCGCTTCTGGGTGCTCGCCATCGTGAGCATCGTGCTCGCGCACCTCCTCGATCCGGTTGCGTTCCGCTACCTGCGCATCGATGACGTTTACGGTGAGGACTGGGGGCGGATGCTGCGGGTGATGGGATTCGTGCCGCTGTGGATTGCCGGTGGTGCAGCGCTGATGCTCGAGGACCGCACTCCCTGGCGTCGCTTGGTCCGGTCCCGGGGAGGCCTCGTCATCGCCGGGTCGATCGTTGGGGGCATCGCGGCGGAGCTCGCGAAACTCGTCGTGCGCAGGCGCCGGCCCGGGGAGTTGGGTGAGTATCTGTTCCGGCCGTTCACGGAGCGCACGTTCTCCACGGGCGGGCTCGGTATGCCGAGCAGCCACGCGCTCGTCGCGTTCGGCGCCGCGGCCGTGCTCGCCCGCCTGTTCCCGCGCGCCCGGATTGTGTGGTGGGGTCTCGCCTGGGGTTGCGGCCTGTCGCGAGTCGCCGCTGGCGCACACTTCCTGAGCGACGTCGTTGGCGCCGCCATCATCGGCTGGGTCGTCGGTGCGCTCGTCTGGCGCTGGCGCGCGCCGGACATCCAGCCGTCCGCGGTGTCCGGCTCCCGCACGCCTACGCCTGCTGCGATCTGA